In Serratia entomophila, the following are encoded in one genomic region:
- a CDS encoding Tc toxin subunit A-related protein — MYNIDDILEKVNAPRARLSEENDTAVTLTDLFSRSFPEVKKITGDSLSWGEVCYLYSQAQHEQKENRLTESRILARANPLLVNAVRLGIRQAAGSRSYDDWFGSRADRFARPGSVASMFSPAAYLTELYREAKDLHPDTSLFRLDIRRPDLAALALSQNNMDDELSTLSLSNELLYRGIGAAEGLDDDSVRELLAGYRLTGLTPYHWAYEAARQAILVQDPTLMGFSRNPDVAQLMDPASMLAIEADISPELYQILAEEITTDSYEALWSKNFGDMPPSSLLSYDALATFYDLDYDELTSLLSLRLDFSNPNNEYYINSQLSVVTLNESTGLITIHHYLRTLGGDSQQINPELIPYGDGTYLYNFSVVSTISEDSFKLGSLGSNSSNLYSGDYQLQKGVRYSIPVEIDEGKLNDGITIGLSRKGGGYYSTVNFTLIEYDPAIFILKLNKVIRLYKATGMTTAEIYQITNILNNGLTIDHAVLSKIFLVRYLMRHYQLDVARSLILCNGTISDQAFSGETGLFTTLFNTPPLNGQLFSADDTPLDLRSEAPEDAFRLSVLKRAFNISASGLSTLWQLASGDSSAGFSCSADNIAALYRVKLLADIHDLSAGELSMLLSVSPFSGVAAGSLSDNELTQFLYQTTTWLTEQGWTVSDVFLMLTTQYGTLLTPDIENLLASLRNGLSGRELFPETLPGDGAPFIAAAMQLDATDTAKAMLTWADQLKPEGLTLTEFILLVMNAAPNDEQAGQMAGFCQALWQLALIIRSTGLSTRELTLLVSQPGRFRTGWHHLPHDLPALRDITRFHAVVNRSGSHAGEVLTALETGELSSALLARALSQNEQDVTGALAQVRGAGEQDNSVFTSWEEVDQAEQWLDMSETLSITPSGLASLIALKYINVSDDSAPLYSQWQVVSGLLQAGLKSSQSSALHDYLEEGTSSALCAYYLRNLAPNMVSGRDDLFGYLLLDNQVSAKVKTTRIAEAIAGIRLYINRALNGIELSAMAEVRGRQFFTDWDTFNKRYSTWAGVSELVYYPENYLDPTVRIGQTGMMDTLLQSVSQSSINRDTVEDAFKTYLTTFEQIANLNTVSGYHDNASMTQGTTWYVGRSITDQTNWYWRSANHSKIQDSMMPANAWTGWTKINCGMNPWSDLVCSVFFNSRLYVVWVEENQSADTEAESTTTTQQSYTLKLSFRRYDGTWSSPVSFDITGNIAFPETQGMHVTCNPLTEQLYCAFYSVTSKPDFDNAQLISVDNDMTLNVISDIGIFKSVSHEFNTSTEKFINNVFSDPSANYFVSATSLIDDVIHSDFSLLNSKTTSTVFTNEDSSLLTPELHITANVSCFVSTAGIATQSTIEKFVQAGIEFEEINFYAGQAAGGFDGFVGVDVSNSKVYQVGKEAVGVTVKSYSVTGVSGSVELFIDSSNKYFSGILSDKMITALISGSTSKVNYVSSIGSQDFWSVKSLMPALQIYELIDDIILTSGVNGTEIKSWPSAEWYNDKLSLQSGNNLFNTKSLSFTVNTSDIVEDEFDVTFTFTAVDQNNVVLAARTAILTVIRNINNDTSVIALRKNTRGAQYIRFTAGNDVALIRLNTLFARQLVDRANTGIDTILSMETQRLTEPALEEGSDVFMDFSGANALYFWELFYYTPMMVFQRLLQEQHFPEATRWLQYVWNPAGHVVNGVLQNYTWNVRPLEEDTGWNDSPLDSIDPDAIAQYDPMHYKVATFMSYLDLLIARGDAAYRLLERDTLNEARMWYVQALNLLGDEPYISFDADWSALTLGDAASEVTRRDYQEALLAVRRLVPAPETRTANSLTALFLPQQNEVLKGYWQTLAQRLHNLRHNLSIDGQPLSLSVYATPSEPSALQSAVVNSAQGAAALPAAVMPLYSFPVMLENARGMVSLLTGFGNTLLGITERQDAEALAKLLQTQGSELIRQGLRQQDNVLEEIDADIAALEESRRGAQMRFERYKVLYEADVNTGEKQAMDLYLSSSVLSASTAALFLAEAAADMLPNIYGLAVGGSRYGALFKATAIGIQVSSDATRISADKISQSEVYRRRREEWEIQRDSAQSDVAQIDAQLAAMAVRREGAELQKTYLETQQTQAQAQLAFLQSKFNNTALYSWLRGRLSAIYYQFYDLAVSRCLMAQQAWQWDKFETRSFIQPGAWMGANAGLLAGETLMLNLAQMEQAWLTGDERAIEVTRTVCLSEVYTSLAEDAAFSLADKVVELVSNGSGSAGTKSNGLQMDQQQLEATLKLADLGIGNDYPVSLGTMRRIKQISVTLPALVGPYQDVRAVLSYGGSMVMPRGCSALAVSHGMNDSGQFQLDFNDPRYLPFEGLPVDDTGTLTLSFPDADGKQQAMLLSLSDIILHIRYTIIS; from the coding sequence ATGTATAATATTGATGATATTCTGGAGAAAGTGAATGCTCCACGAGCACGCCTGTCAGAAGAAAACGATACAGCGGTGACGCTGACGGATTTATTCTCGCGTTCGTTTCCCGAGGTCAAAAAAATCACTGGCGACAGCCTGTCATGGGGAGAGGTCTGCTATCTGTACAGTCAGGCGCAGCACGAACAGAAAGAAAACCGGCTCACCGAATCCCGTATTCTGGCCCGGGCGAATCCCCTACTGGTGAATGCCGTTCGCCTGGGAATACGGCAGGCAGCCGGCAGTCGCAGCTATGATGACTGGTTTGGCTCCCGCGCAGACCGTTTCGCCCGCCCCGGCTCGGTGGCCTCCATGTTCTCACCGGCGGCGTATCTGACCGAGCTGTACCGTGAGGCGAAGGACCTGCATCCGGACACCTCGCTGTTCCGGCTGGACATCCGGCGTCCCGACCTGGCGGCGCTGGCCCTTAGCCAGAATAATATGGACGACGAGCTCTCCACCCTGAGCCTGTCCAATGAGCTACTGTATCGCGGTATCGGGGCAGCGGAAGGGCTTGACGACGACAGCGTCAGGGAGCTGCTCGCCGGGTATCGCCTGACCGGCCTGACCCCCTATCACTGGGCGTACGAGGCGGCCCGCCAAGCCATTCTGGTGCAGGACCCGACGCTGATGGGGTTCAGCCGTAATCCGGATGTGGCGCAGCTTATGGACCCTGCCTCCATGCTGGCCATTGAAGCCGATATTTCACCGGAGCTGTATCAGATACTGGCCGAAGAAATTACGACAGACAGTTACGAAGCACTCTGGAGTAAGAATTTTGGTGATATGCCTCCCTCCTCACTGTTATCTTATGATGCACTTGCAACATTTTATGATCTTGATTACGATGAGCTAACTTCGTTATTGTCATTAAGGCTGGACTTTTCAAATCCAAACAATGAATACTACATTAATAGTCAATTAAGTGTCGTAACTCTGAATGAAAGCACTGGTTTAATAACTATACATCATTATTTAAGAACGCTAGGCGGAGACTCACAGCAGATTAACCCTGAGCTTATACCTTATGGGGATGGAACATATCTTTATAATTTCAGCGTGGTGTCAACGATATCAGAGGATAGTTTCAAACTAGGGTCGTTAGGTTCTAACAGTAGCAATCTTTACTCTGGGGATTATCAGCTTCAAAAAGGGGTTCGCTATAGCATTCCTGTTGAAATAGATGAAGGAAAGTTAAATGATGGGATCACAATAGGATTGAGTAGGAAAGGGGGGGGATATTACTCAACAGTAAACTTCACTCTGATTGAATATGATCCTGCGATATTCATTCTTAAATTAAATAAAGTTATCCGCCTATACAAGGCCACGGGCATGACCACGGCGGAAATATATCAAATCACCAATATTCTTAATAACGGTCTCACCATTGACCATGCGGTCCTGAGTAAAATCTTCCTGGTCCGTTACCTGATGCGTCACTATCAGCTTGATGTGGCCCGGTCACTGATATTGTGCAACGGAACCATCAGTGACCAGGCGTTCAGCGGCGAAACCGGCCTGTTCACCACGCTGTTCAACACCCCACCGCTGAACGGCCAGCTGTTTTCTGCAGATGATACCCCCCTCGACTTACGCTCTGAAGCACCGGAGGATGCTTTCCGTCTCAGCGTACTGAAACGCGCATTTAACATCAGCGCCTCGGGGCTTTCCACGCTCTGGCAGTTGGCCAGCGGTGACAGCAGCGCTGGGTTTAGCTGCTCTGCTGACAATATCGCCGCACTCTACCGAGTGAAACTCCTGGCTGACATCCACGACCTATCCGCTGGTGAGCTGTCAATGTTGCTGTCCGTCTCCCCTTTCAGCGGGGTGGCCGCCGGCTCGCTGTCCGATAATGAGCTGACGCAGTTTCTGTACCAGACCACCACCTGGCTCACGGAGCAGGGCTGGACGGTCAGCGATGTGTTCCTGATGCTGACGACGCAGTACGGTACCCTGCTGACCCCCGACATTGAGAACCTGCTCGCTTCCCTGCGCAACGGACTGTCGGGCCGTGAGCTGTTCCCGGAAACGCTCCCCGGCGATGGCGCTCCCTTTATTGCCGCCGCCATGCAGCTGGACGCCACGGATACGGCGAAGGCGATGCTGACTTGGGCGGACCAGTTGAAGCCAGAGGGGCTGACGCTGACGGAATTTATTCTTTTGGTGATGAATGCCGCCCCAAATGACGAGCAGGCGGGCCAGATGGCAGGGTTCTGCCAAGCCCTGTGGCAACTGGCACTGATCATCCGCAGCACCGGCCTCAGCACGCGCGAGCTGACGCTGCTGGTCAGCCAGCCGGGACGCTTCCGCACAGGATGGCACCATCTGCCCCATGACCTGCCGGCGCTTCGCGACATTACGCGTTTTCATGCCGTCGTTAACCGCAGCGGCAGCCATGCCGGGGAGGTCCTGACCGCACTTGAGACCGGAGAACTGTCGTCAGCCCTGCTGGCCCGGGCCCTGTCACAGAATGAGCAGGATGTGACCGGCGCCTTGGCGCAGGTGAGGGGGGCCGGTGAACAGGACAACAGCGTGTTCACCTCCTGGGAAGAGGTGGACCAGGCTGAGCAGTGGCTGGACATGAGTGAGACCCTGTCCATTACGCCATCCGGTCTGGCTAGCCTGATTGCCCTGAAGTACATCAATGTGTCCGATGACAGTGCACCGTTGTACAGCCAGTGGCAGGTGGTATCCGGTCTGCTGCAGGCCGGGCTGAAAAGCAGCCAGAGCTCGGCGCTGCACGATTATCTGGAGGAGGGGACCAGCAGCGCCCTTTGTGCGTATTATCTGCGTAATCTGGCACCGAACATGGTATCCGGGCGCGATGACCTCTTCGGGTATCTGCTGCTGGATAATCAGGTGTCAGCCAAGGTAAAAACCACCCGCATTGCGGAGGCCATCGCCGGCATACGGCTGTATATCAACCGGGCCCTTAACGGAATAGAACTCAGCGCCATGGCAGAGGTGAGGGGGCGTCAGTTTTTCACTGACTGGGATACGTTCAACAAACGTTACAGCACCTGGGCGGGCGTCTCAGAGCTGGTTTACTATCCGGAAAACTACCTCGACCCGACGGTCCGTATCGGGCAGACCGGCATGATGGACACCCTGCTGCAGTCTGTCAGCCAGAGCAGTATCAACCGCGATACCGTGGAGGATGCCTTTAAAACCTATCTGACCACGTTTGAGCAGATTGCCAATCTGAACACTGTCAGCGGATATCACGATAACGCCAGCATGACGCAGGGGACTACATGGTATGTGGGTCGCAGCATCACAGATCAGACTAACTGGTACTGGCGCAGCGCCAACCACAGCAAAATCCAAGACTCAATGATGCCCGCGAATGCCTGGACCGGATGGACAAAAATTAACTGCGGAATGAATCCGTGGTCAGATCTTGTGTGCTCGGTGTTTTTCAACAGTCGCCTTTATGTCGTCTGGGTCGAAGAGAATCAGTCTGCTGATACGGAGGCAGAGAGCACGACAACCACGCAGCAGAGCTACACGCTGAAACTGTCGTTCCGGCGCTACGACGGTACATGGAGTTCCCCGGTGTCGTTCGACATTACCGGCAACATCGCATTTCCGGAAACGCAGGGCATGCATGTGACCTGTAATCCCCTGACTGAGCAGCTCTATTGCGCGTTTTACTCCGTCACCAGCAAGCCGGACTTTGATAACGCTCAGCTGATTTCTGTGGATAATGATATGACGCTAAATGTCATCTCAGATATAGGGATTTTTAAGAGCGTCAGTCACGAATTTAATACGAGCACTGAGAAATTTATTAATAATGTTTTTTCAGACCCTTCCGCTAATTATTTTGTCAGTGCAACGAGTTTAATTGATGATGTTATCCACAGCGATTTCTCACTCCTTAATTCTAAAACTACAAGTACTGTTTTTACTAATGAAGATTCCTCTCTTTTGACGCCAGAGCTTCATATTACAGCAAATGTTTCGTGTTTTGTTAGTACTGCTGGCATCGCCACTCAATCTACCATAGAAAAATTCGTTCAGGCAGGGATAGAATTTGAGGAAATTAATTTTTATGCAGGCCAGGCCGCCGGCGGATTTGACGGATTTGTGGGAGTGGATGTTTCTAATTCAAAAGTATACCAGGTCGGAAAAGAAGCAGTTGGTGTCACTGTAAAATCTTATTCCGTCACTGGCGTTAGTGGTTCTGTTGAGTTATTTATTGATTCATCAAATAAATACTTCAGCGGAATTTTGTCAGATAAAATGATAACCGCTTTAATTAGCGGCAGTACATCAAAAGTTAATTACGTGTCGTCTATTGGCTCTCAAGATTTTTGGAGTGTAAAGTCGCTCATGCCGGCACTTCAGATATATGAATTAATCGATGATATCATACTGACATCCGGCGTAAATGGGACTGAAATTAAATCCTGGCCTTCCGCTGAATGGTATAATGATAAGCTGAGTCTGCAATCCGGGAATAATCTTTTCAACACCAAATCGCTGAGTTTTACCGTTAATACCAGTGATATTGTTGAAGATGAGTTTGACGTGACGTTTACGTTCACCGCTGTCGATCAGAATAACGTCGTGCTGGCCGCCCGGACGGCCATATTAACCGTCATTCGAAACATTAATAATGACACTTCCGTTATCGCATTACGTAAAAATACGCGTGGCGCGCAGTATATTCGTTTCACTGCGGGTAACGATGTGGCGCTTATTCGCCTCAACACCCTCTTTGCCCGCCAACTGGTCGACCGGGCGAATACCGGGATTGACACCATTCTTTCCATGGAGACCCAGAGGCTTACCGAACCCGCCCTGGAAGAGGGGAGTGATGTGTTTATGGACTTCTCCGGAGCCAATGCCCTCTATTTCTGGGAGCTGTTCTATTACACGCCGATGATGGTGTTCCAGCGGTTGTTGCAGGAACAGCACTTCCCGGAAGCCACCCGCTGGCTGCAGTATGTCTGGAACCCGGCCGGGCACGTGGTAAACGGGGTGCTGCAGAATTACACCTGGAATGTCCGTCCGCTGGAGGAGGACACCGGCTGGAACGACTCGCCGCTGGACTCCATTGACCCCGATGCAATAGCCCAGTACGACCCCATGCATTACAAGGTCGCCACCTTTATGTCGTACCTCGACCTGCTGATTGCCCGCGGTGATGCCGCCTACCGGCTGCTCGAGCGGGACACCCTTAACGAGGCCCGGATGTGGTACGTCCAGGCCCTGAACCTTCTGGGCGACGAGCCCTATATTTCCTTTGACGCCGACTGGTCGGCGTTGACCCTGGGTGACGCAGCCAGCGAGGTGACGCGACGCGATTACCAGGAGGCCCTGCTGGCCGTGCGCCGGTTGGTGCCCGCTCCCGAGACACGGACGGCGAATTCCCTGACGGCACTGTTCCTCCCGCAGCAGAACGAGGTGCTCAAAGGCTACTGGCAAACCTTGGCACAGCGGCTCCATAACCTGCGCCACAACCTCTCCATTGACGGCCAGCCGCTTTCCCTGTCCGTCTACGCCACGCCGTCCGAACCGTCCGCCCTGCAGAGTGCCGTCGTCAACAGCGCGCAGGGTGCTGCAGCACTGCCGGCCGCGGTGATGCCGCTTTACAGTTTCCCGGTCATGCTGGAGAACGCCCGGGGGATGGTGAGCCTGCTGACCGGGTTCGGCAACACACTGCTCGGTATTACCGAGCGTCAGGATGCGGAGGCGCTGGCCAAACTGCTGCAGACCCAGGGCAGTGAACTGATACGCCAGGGCCTTCGCCAGCAGGATAACGTCCTCGAGGAAATCGATGCGGATATTGCCGCCCTGGAGGAGAGCCGCCGCGGCGCGCAGATGCGTTTTGAACGTTACAAAGTGTTGTACGAGGCGGACGTCAACACCGGCGAAAAACAGGCCATGGACTTGTACCTCAGTTCGTCCGTGCTGTCGGCATCAACCGCCGCGCTCTTTTTGGCCGAGGCCGCGGCCGATATGCTGCCCAATATTTACGGGCTGGCCGTCGGGGGCTCCCGCTATGGGGCACTATTTAAAGCCACCGCCATCGGCATCCAGGTGTCCTCCGATGCCACCCGCATATCAGCGGACAAAATCAGCCAGTCGGAAGTGTACCGCCGTCGCCGGGAGGAGTGGGAAATCCAGCGTGATAGTGCGCAGTCTGACGTGGCGCAGATTGATGCCCAGCTGGCGGCCATGGCAGTGCGCCGGGAAGGGGCTGAGCTGCAGAAAACTTACCTTGAGACCCAGCAGACCCAGGCACAGGCGCAGTTGGCATTCCTGCAGAGTAAGTTCAACAATACGGCTCTGTACAGCTGGCTGCGGGGCAGGTTGTCCGCCATTTATTACCAGTTCTATGACCTGGCAGTATCCCGCTGCCTGATGGCGCAACAGGCCTGGCAGTGGGATAAATTCGAGACTAGGTCGTTTATCCAGCCGGGGGCCTGGATGGGGGCAAATGCCGGTCTGCTGGCCGGGGAAACCCTGATGCTGAATCTGGCGCAGATGGAGCAGGCCTGGCTGACGGGGGATGAGCGGGCAATAGAGGTGACGCGGACGGTCTGCCTGTCGGAGGTCTATACCAGCCTCGCGGAGGATGCGGCATTCTCTCTGGCCGACAAGGTGGTGGAACTGGTCAGTAACGGTTCGGGCAGTGCGGGTACGAAAAGCAACGGATTACAGATGGATCAACAGCAACTCGAGGCCACCCTGAAACTGGCTGACCTCGGTATCGGCAACGATTACCCGGTCTCCCTTGGCACCATGAGGCGCATCAAACAAATAAGCGTCACGCTCCCGGCGCTGGTCGGCCCCTATCAGGACGTCCGTGCGGTTCTCAGCTACGGCGGAAGTATGGTCATGCCCCGGGGTTGCAGCGCGCTGGCGGTCTCACACGGAATGAACGACAGCGGCCAATTCCAACTGGATTTCAATGACCCGCGTTACCTGCCGTTTGAAGGACTTCCAGTTGATGACACAGGGACCCTGACACTGAGCTTCCCGGATGCTGACGGCAAACAACAGGCGATGCTCCTCAGTCTGAGCGACATCATCCTGCATATCCGTTACACCATTATCAGCTGA
- a CDS encoding lysozyme → MKISSRGIALIKEFEGLRLHAYRCAADVWTVGYGHTAGVTKGDIITVDEAQTMLTNDITVFERAVSQAVAVPLNQSQYDALVSLVFNIGQGNFKRSTLLKKLNKQDYVGAGNEFLRWTRANGKVLPGLIRRREAERVLFEKLGA, encoded by the coding sequence ATGAAGATAAGTTCCCGAGGTATCGCATTAATCAAAGAGTTCGAAGGTCTGCGCTTACACGCTTATCGCTGCGCCGCTGACGTCTGGACTGTCGGTTATGGCCACACGGCAGGGGTTACAAAGGGTGACATCATCACGGTCGATGAAGCCCAGACGATGCTGACAAACGATATTACCGTATTTGAACGGGCGGTCAGTCAGGCCGTCGCGGTTCCTCTGAATCAGTCGCAATACGATGCCCTGGTTTCTTTGGTTTTTAATATTGGCCAGGGGAATTTTAAACGCTCTACCTTGTTGAAAAAACTCAACAAACAGGACTATGTCGGCGCCGGGAACGAGTTTTTACGCTGGACCCGGGCCAATGGGAAGGTCCTTCCCGGACTGATTCGCCGACGCGAAGCTGAACGGGTGTTGTTTGAGAAACTGGGTGCATAA
- a CDS encoding phage holin family protein, producing the protein MFQIILLNVNAVICLAIAVRLFLWRINHKMKNIVVSFIAFLIITACGAVSIRTMTGEYYYADWSETIINLSLFLSVYIRNGEILRWGEKK; encoded by the coding sequence ATGTTCCAAATCATACTTCTTAATGTTAATGCCGTGATTTGCTTGGCTATTGCCGTCAGATTATTCCTGTGGCGTATCAATCATAAAATGAAAAACATTGTCGTCTCTTTTATTGCTTTTCTCATTATTACGGCGTGCGGCGCTGTCTCCATCAGGACGATGACGGGGGAGTATTACTATGCGGATTGGTCCGAGACGATCATTAACCTTTCGCTTTTCCTGTCTGTTTATATACGCAATGGCGAAATCCTTCGGTGGGGGGAGAAAAAATGA
- a CDS encoding putative holin: MLIGIFDWLYAPRVIAALSGAMVFIITQDNFIGVRRVLLFFVSFLLGLTFSETTASVINFYIPNDIHIGNDLGAFVTSAVTVKLFVIIMSKIERKYLGE; this comes from the coding sequence ATGTTAATAGGAATATTTGACTGGTTATATGCGCCAAGGGTTATCGCTGCACTCTCTGGGGCGATGGTATTCATCATTACGCAAGATAACTTCATTGGTGTCAGACGGGTGTTATTGTTTTTTGTGTCTTTTTTACTCGGTTTGACATTTTCAGAGACAACAGCTTCCGTTATCAACTTCTATATCCCGAATGATATACATATAGGAAATGACCTTGGTGCCTTTGTTACCAGCGCCGTGACGGTGAAGCTTTTTGTTATCATTATGAGCAAGATAGAGAGAAAATATCTTGGAGAATAA
- a CDS encoding EAL domain-containing protein: MVYKRYSYFRLFVTLAVLAIVTLSIVLTASRKISASVERDIYRRPPLAIVQFDETFELAQRTIMLDDRPRRTLHLRVDDIELDEAGNVTTVARENYIERQLFSSRYPYSVTAVATQFSQTPLIGDYVGVSLALLPVLAIIAGITTLRMVWRITSPLAQLRRALRKQQFMPYFQPIVRGGSGELTGAEVLVRWQHPKMGVLSPANFIALAEESGLIVPMTRDLMAQVRECFSPLANRLPGDFHFGFNISAYHFNDINLIDDCRDFLKAFGLHRVKLVLELTERQVLVSNELTIHIIQSLHQLGVLIALDDFGTGYSSLSYLQDHQIDILKIDRRFISQIGADTLSCHIVDHLLSLAECLDITTVAEGVETEAQRAYLCQRQSVHLQGYLFGRPESQDLFLHQWLGGLPF, translated from the coding sequence ATGGTTTACAAGCGTTATTCGTATTTTCGTCTATTTGTCACCCTGGCGGTGCTGGCTATTGTGACGCTGAGCATCGTCCTCACGGCCTCGAGGAAAATATCTGCAAGTGTAGAACGAGATATTTATCGGCGGCCGCCCTTGGCTATCGTACAATTTGACGAGACCTTTGAACTGGCCCAGCGGACGATCATGCTCGATGATCGTCCACGTCGCACCCTGCACCTGCGGGTAGATGATATAGAGTTGGACGAGGCGGGTAACGTGACCACGGTAGCGCGCGAAAATTATATTGAGCGCCAGTTGTTCTCATCGCGCTATCCCTATTCAGTTACGGCAGTAGCCACTCAGTTTTCTCAGACCCCTCTTATCGGTGACTATGTTGGCGTGAGTTTGGCGTTACTTCCTGTGTTGGCGATTATTGCAGGAATAACAACTTTGCGCATGGTGTGGAGGATAACCTCACCCCTGGCTCAGCTCCGGCGTGCATTACGCAAGCAACAATTTATGCCTTATTTTCAGCCGATAGTTCGGGGGGGCTCTGGAGAACTGACCGGCGCCGAGGTGCTGGTTCGTTGGCAACATCCGAAAATGGGGGTTTTGTCCCCGGCGAACTTTATTGCTTTGGCTGAGGAGAGTGGGCTGATAGTACCTATGACTCGCGATCTTATGGCTCAGGTCAGGGAGTGTTTTTCCCCTCTGGCAAACAGGCTACCTGGAGATTTTCATTTCGGATTTAATATCAGCGCATATCATTTTAATGATATCAATTTGATTGATGACTGCCGTGATTTCCTGAAGGCATTCGGTTTGCACCGGGTGAAACTGGTGCTGGAACTCACAGAGCGTCAGGTGCTGGTCAGCAACGAATTAACTATCCATATTATCCAGTCGCTGCATCAGTTAGGTGTACTTATCGCGCTTGACGACTTTGGTACGGGGTATTCCAGCTTGTCTTATTTACAAGATCATCAGATAGATATATTGAAGATCGACCGGCGATTTATTAGCCAGATTGGCGCCGATACCCTTTCTTGCCATATCGTCGATCACCTGCTGAGTTTAGCTGAATGTCTGGATATCACCACTGTGGCTGAAGGGGTGGAGACAGAAGCGCAACGTGCCTATCTTTGCCAGCGCCAATCGGTTCATCTGCAGGGTTACTTATTTGGTCGACCTGAAAGCCAGGATTTATTTTTACACCAATGGTTGGGTGGGCTTCCTTTCTGA